Proteins encoded by one window of Heliangelus exortis chromosome 5, bHelExo1.hap1, whole genome shotgun sequence:
- the TRAPPC6B gene encoding trafficking protein particle complex subunit 6B encodes MADEALFLLLHNEMVAGLYRAAEQGEGENGRCTTKLESMGFRVGQGLIERFTKDTARFKDELDIMKFICKDFWTTVFKKQIDNLRTNHQGIYVLQDNKFRLLTQMSAGKQYLEHAPKYLAFTCGLIRGGLSNLGIKSIVTAEVSSMPACKFQVMIQKM; translated from the exons ATGGCGGACGAGGCgctcttcctgctgctgcacaaCGAGATGGTGGCGGGGCTGTACCGCGCCGCCGAGCAGGGCGAAGGG GAGAACGGCCGCTGCACCACCAAACTGGAGAGCATGGGCTTCCGCGTCGGACAGGGGCTGATCGAGAG GTTTACAAAAGATACTGCCAGGTTCAAGGATGAATTAGATATTATGAAGTTCATTTGCAAAGACTTCTGGACAACTGTATTCAAAAAACAAATAGATAACCTAAGGACTAATCATCAG ggtATTTATGTCCTTCAAGACAACAAATTTCGTCTCTTGACACAAATGTCTGCAGGAAAGCAGTATTTAGAACATGCACCAAAG TATTTAGCATTTACCTGCGGACTCATCAGAGGTGGCCTGTCCAATCTGGGAATAAAGAGTATTGTAACAGCAGAAGTTTCATCAATGCCTGCAT gtaaatTTCAGGTGATGATACAGAAAATGTAG
- the GEMIN2 gene encoding gem-associated protein 2 isoform X2, with translation MEMGMEELMPRLLPVDDCDLAEDFDPTVPPRTPQEYLKRVQIEAARCPDVVVAQIDPKKLRKKQTVNISISGCQPAPEGYSPTLKWQQQQVANFSAVRQSLNKHRNHWQSQHLDSNVTMPKSEDEEGWKKFCLGERVYSGTDAVSDNENLGIDYIKMGFPPLLSIVSRMNQATVTSVLEYLISWFGEKKFTPELENKNEEQISALNLIICLVSRYFDQRDLADEPS, from the exons ATGGAAATGGGCATGGAGGAGCTGATGCCGAGGCTGCTGCCCGTGGATGACTGTGACTTGGCCGAAGACTTCGATCCCACGGTGCCCCCGAGGACGCCCCAGGAGTATCTGAAGCGCGTCCA gATTGAAGCAGCTCGATGCCCAGATGTGGTTGTTGCGCAAATAGAcccaaaaaaattaagaaagaagcAGACAGTAAACATTTCA ATTTCTGGATGTCAGCCTGCTCCTGAAGGATATTCTCCTACACTcaagtggcagcagcagcaagtggCCAATTTCTCAGCCGTTCGCCAG AGCCTGAACAAGCACAGAAATCACTGGCAGTCTCAACATTTGGATAGCAACGTTACTATG ccAAAATCAGAAGATGAAGAAGGCTGGAAGAAGTTTTGCCTTGGTGAGAGAGTATACTCAGGAACAGATGCAGTGTCTGATAATGAAAATCTAGGAATTGATTACATAAAG ATGGGCTTTCCCCCCTTGCTAAGTATTGTAAGCAGAATGAATCAG GCAACAGTAACCAGTGTCTTAGAATACCTCATAAGCTggtttggagagaaaaaatttaCTCCAGAActg GAGAACAAGAATGAAGAACAAATATCAGCTCTGAACTTGATAATCTGCTTAGTTAGCAG GTACTTCGATCAACGTGACCTGGCTGATGAGCCTTCCTAG
- the GEMIN2 gene encoding gem-associated protein 2 isoform X3 has protein sequence MPRCGCCANRPKKIKKEADSKHFMFSQISGCQPAPEGYSPTLKWQQQQVANFSAVRQSLNKHRNHWQSQHLDSNVTMPKSEDEEGWKKFCLGERVYSGTDAVSDNENLGIDYIKMGFPPLLSIVSRMNQATVTSVLEYLISWFGEKKFTPELGRWLYALLACLEKPLLPEAHSLIRQLARRCSEVRVLEENKNEEQISALNLIICLVSRYFDQRDLADEPS, from the exons ATGCCCAGATGTGGTTGTTGCGCAAATAGAcccaaaaaaattaagaaagaagcAGACAGTAAACATTTCA TGTTTTCACAGATTTCTGGATGTCAGCCTGCTCCTGAAGGATATTCTCCTACACTcaagtggcagcagcagcaagtggCCAATTTCTCAGCCGTTCGCCAG AGCCTGAACAAGCACAGAAATCACTGGCAGTCTCAACATTTGGATAGCAACGTTACTATG ccAAAATCAGAAGATGAAGAAGGCTGGAAGAAGTTTTGCCTTGGTGAGAGAGTATACTCAGGAACAGATGCAGTGTCTGATAATGAAAATCTAGGAATTGATTACATAAAG ATGGGCTTTCCCCCCTTGCTAAGTATTGTAAGCAGAATGAATCAG GCAACAGTAACCAGTGTCTTAGAATACCTCATAAGCTggtttggagagaaaaaatttaCTCCAGAActg GGTAGATGGCTTTATGCACTGCTGGCATGCCTTGAAAAACCTTTGCTCCCTGAAGCTCACTCCCTTATTCGACAGCTGGCAAGACGATGCTCAGAAGTCAGAGTACTAGAG GAGAACAAGAATGAAGAACAAATATCAGCTCTGAACTTGATAATCTGCTTAGTTAGCAG GTACTTCGATCAACGTGACCTGGCTGATGAGCCTTCCTAG
- the GEMIN2 gene encoding gem-associated protein 2 isoform X1, which yields MEMGMEELMPRLLPVDDCDLAEDFDPTVPPRTPQEYLKRVQIEAARCPDVVVAQIDPKKLRKKQTVNISISGCQPAPEGYSPTLKWQQQQVANFSAVRQSLNKHRNHWQSQHLDSNVTMPKSEDEEGWKKFCLGERVYSGTDAVSDNENLGIDYIKMGFPPLLSIVSRMNQATVTSVLEYLISWFGEKKFTPELGRWLYALLACLEKPLLPEAHSLIRQLARRCSEVRVLEENKNEEQISALNLIICLVSRYFDQRDLADEPS from the exons ATGGAAATGGGCATGGAGGAGCTGATGCCGAGGCTGCTGCCCGTGGATGACTGTGACTTGGCCGAAGACTTCGATCCCACGGTGCCCCCGAGGACGCCCCAGGAGTATCTGAAGCGCGTCCA gATTGAAGCAGCTCGATGCCCAGATGTGGTTGTTGCGCAAATAGAcccaaaaaaattaagaaagaagcAGACAGTAAACATTTCA ATTTCTGGATGTCAGCCTGCTCCTGAAGGATATTCTCCTACACTcaagtggcagcagcagcaagtggCCAATTTCTCAGCCGTTCGCCAG AGCCTGAACAAGCACAGAAATCACTGGCAGTCTCAACATTTGGATAGCAACGTTACTATG ccAAAATCAGAAGATGAAGAAGGCTGGAAGAAGTTTTGCCTTGGTGAGAGAGTATACTCAGGAACAGATGCAGTGTCTGATAATGAAAATCTAGGAATTGATTACATAAAG ATGGGCTTTCCCCCCTTGCTAAGTATTGTAAGCAGAATGAATCAG GCAACAGTAACCAGTGTCTTAGAATACCTCATAAGCTggtttggagagaaaaaatttaCTCCAGAActg GGTAGATGGCTTTATGCACTGCTGGCATGCCTTGAAAAACCTTTGCTCCCTGAAGCTCACTCCCTTATTCGACAGCTGGCAAGACGATGCTCAGAAGTCAGAGTACTAGAG GAGAACAAGAATGAAGAACAAATATCAGCTCTGAACTTGATAATCTGCTTAGTTAGCAG GTACTTCGATCAACGTGACCTGGCTGATGAGCCTTCCTAG